The Acidithiobacillus sp. genome contains the following window.
TTAGCACGTTATTTGGAAATGATATACTTTCTTATTTCTATATTGGCATATCAGAATTTAAAGTAAGTGGGGGATTGTTACTTCTGCTGATGTCTATGCAAATGTTGATAACAGATAACATCAGCGCGGTTTTTGTAAGCGAGAAAACCAGAAAATATAGTAGTGGCCGGCTGGTTACCCCTCTGGGAATCCCCTTACTCGCAGGCCCTGGCGCGATTGGTACTGTTATCATATATGGACAACGAGCACCTAATGTGCTGGGTTATGGCCTTATTATTGTTGACGTTATCATCGCATCGTTCGTCGCCTACGTGGCGATGTACAATGCGCATCATCTAGCCCGAATATTTGGTGACATCGGAATCGAAATCATCACCAAAATATTAGCGCTTATTTTAGGCGCTATTGCCATCCGATTTATATGTCAGGGGTTAATTATGTTATTACCAGGCCTTAACTAGAACGCGGCGAATTCCAACTTATGGACATTTCAATTATCGGCGCCAATGGTAGCACGGGCAAGCATATCGCGAGCCGCGTTCTTCTGGAGAAACTTCTGCTGCCGACAGATCGCCTACAACTGG
Protein-coding sequences here:
- a CDS encoding MarC family protein gives rise to the protein MNYSNIEIFIQTLVTLFILMDPIGILPLFIALTKDQNVIQKKNAARHIALVVAAVLTISTLFGNDILSYFYIGISEFKVSGGLLLLLMSMQMLITDNISAVFVSEKTRKYSSGRLVTPLGIPLLAGPGAIGTVIIYGQRAPNVLGYGLIIVDVIIASFVAYVAMYNAHHLARIFGDIGIEIITKILALILGAIAIRFICQGLIMLLPGLN